In Cryptomeria japonica chromosome 10, Sugi_1.0, whole genome shotgun sequence, a genomic segment contains:
- the LOC131859128 gene encoding disease resistance protein TAO1-like, whose product MVEYLKSWLLEGAEGEISERMVDFVYHRLDASCKEAFLDIVFFFCNWERCMVAFGVGEMEFQELERSALVNVTDEGEVNVHDIVKARGRMLSLEGERITDLESLTDVLQDAQRIKKTKGIFLSENFELEARHLNLMKRSLRVLILIESTRIVNGECEGAFEHLRLVSIDNHDNYSRMNVSKHPKLTALIVRYDEDSNFPEVSGVTSSLKYMCIESSTLVNLVTTLSQLQSLRSLTLQNCRGFDSLPQNIGNLPFLGKLDLSSCSSLTSLSDDFDNLSSLENLDLSYCPSLISLPDSFGNLSSLNQLDLQSCSSLISLPDSFGNLSSLNRLYLTSCSSLISLPDSFGNLSSLNRLYLPSCSSLISLPDSFGNLSSLNQLELQSCSSLISLPDNFGSLSDLVELRLDACTELSVLPESFGNLGSLEKLILTHCDELSNLPQNFGQLKCLKYVSIYGCFKLQTLSSDFECLSSLVAVDASCCFQLEENAMDKLAMMKGLMFVGINGSPMLKMRWDQVKDQYSLVVRQGLRLGADRDVMHRAFFHSESKFLHVDENGQFAESPRPAAGVILCVLLTVCDLTSPSNSRYLEAVKRKWMEVKSASVEMMMMILVEVGSSWDESEGRVTEILPHLPRDTTAWIAPDNRARLLFAYSLFKVLRDEYNYNKMCDVIVSMLTSVDEEGRMKMQLLNDHYTPDFEYQDSWEKLFSPIFEASNFF is encoded by the exons ATGGTTGAATATCTCAAGTCCTGGCTGTTGGAAGGAGCAGAGGGCGAAATAAGTGAACGCATGGTGGACTTTGTATATCATCGCTTGGATGCCTCATGTAAAGAGGCATTTCTTGACATAGTTTTCTTCTTTTGTAATTGGGAGCGGTGCATGGTGGCCTTTGGTGTTGGAGAGATGGAGTTTCAAGAGCTTGAAAGGTCTGCACTAGTAAATGTCACAGATGAAGGTGAAGTGAATGTTCATGATATAGTGAAAGCAAGAGGAAGAATGCTCTCACTAGAAGGGGAGAGAATAACCGATCTTGAATCTCTCACAGATGTTCTCCAAGATGCACAG AGGATTAAGAAAACGAAGGGAATTTTTCTTTCTGAAAATTTTGAGTTGGAAGCACGTCATCTCAACTTGATGAAGAGATCATTAAGAGTTTTGATCTTGATAGAATCAACAAGAATAGTAAATGGAGAATGTGAAGGAGCCTTTGAACATCTAAGGTTGGTCAGCATCGACAACCATGATAATTACTCACGGATGAATGTTAGTAAACATCCCAAATTAACAGCTCTTATTGTGAGATATGACGAAGACTCCAACTTTCCTGAG GTCTCAGGCGTCACATCCTCATTGAAATATATGTGTATAGAAAGCTCTACATTAGTAAATCTTGTCACCACCCTTTCCCAACTTCAGTCTTTGCGTTCTCTAACACTGCAGAATTGTAGAGGGTTTGATAGCCTTCCTCAAAACATTGGGAACCTACCTTTTTTGGGAAAGTTGGATTTGTCAAGTTGCTCCAGTTTGACAAGCCTTTCAGACGACTTTGACAATTTATCTAGTTTGGAAAACTTGGATTTATCTTATTGTCCTAGTTTGATAAGCCTTCCAGACAGTTTTGGTAATTTGTCTTCTTTAAACCAATTGGATTTACAATCTTGTTCCAGTTTGATAAGCCTTCCAGACAGTTTTGGTAATTTGTCTTCTTTAAACCGATTGTATTTAACATCTTGTTCCAGTTTGATAAGCCTTCCAGACAGTTTTGGTAATTTGTCTTCTTTAAACCGATTGTATTTACCATCTTGTTCCAGTTTGATAAGCCTTCCAGACAGTTTTGGTAATTTGTCTTCTTTAAACCAATTGGAATTACAATCTTGTTCCAGTTTGATAAGCCTTCCAGACAATTTTGGCAGTTTATCTGATTTGGTAGAGCTACGATTAGACGCTTGTACAGAGCTATCTGTGTTGCCAGAAAGTTTCGGAAACCTTGGTTCTTTGGAGAAGTTGATATTGACACATTGTGATGAGCTCTCGAATCTACCTCAAAACTTTGGTCAGCTGAAGTGTTTAAAATATGTGAGCATATATGGATGTTTCAAATTACAGACCCTCTCAAGTGATTTTGAATGTTTGAGTTCACTGGTTGCCGTTGATGCTTCATGTTGTTTTCAACTGGAGGAAAATGCAATGGACAAGTTAGCGATGATGAAGGGATTGATGTTTGTGGGTATAAATGGAAGCCCTATGTTGAAAATGCGGTGGGATCAAGTGAAAGACCAATATTCTTTAGTAGTAAGACAG GGATTGCGGCTAGGTGCAGATAGAGATGTAATGCATAGAGCATTTTTTCACAGTGAGTCAAAATTCCTACATGTTGATGAGAATGGGCAGTTTGCGGAGTCCCCCCGTCCAGCAGCCGGCGTAATTCTGTGTGTGTTGTTAACGGTGTGTGATCTGACATCGCCATCAAATAGCAGATATTTGGAAGCAGTGAAGAGGAAATGGATGGAGGTGAAAAGTGCatcggtggagatgatgatgatgattttggtggAGGTGGGAAGTTCATGGGATGAAAGCGAAGGACGAGTTACAGAAATCCTCCCCCATTTGCCGAGGGACACCACTGCTTGGATTGCTCCTGACAATAGGGCCAGGCTACTCTTTGCCTATTCCCTTTTCAAGGTTTTGCGGGATGAATATAATTATAATAAGATGTGTGATGTCATCGTCAGCATGTTAACATCTGTGGATGAAGAGGGAAGGATGAAGATGCAGCTTCTCAACGACCACTATACACCTGATTTTGAGTACCAAGACAGTTGGGAGAAATTATTCTCCCCTATTTTCGAAGCTTCAAATTTTTTCTAG